In Mangrovivirga cuniculi, the following proteins share a genomic window:
- a CDS encoding cell division ATP-binding protein FtsE, which produces MTFSSDPLVKVENLTIFQSGIPILTDINFELEKGEFAFLVGRTGSGKSSLLKTLYADLPLKQGNVEVAGFNLKNLSSSKVPYLRRKLGIVFQDFQLFDDRTVAENLQFVMKATGWTESSKIKNRMTDVLMQVGLGSIPQKYPHQLSGGEQQRVAIARALINEPAMLVADEPTGNLDPEVSEGIFKLFQDINRSGTAILMATHDHNLVKKHPARILKCETGKVIDSSKEDIELNSSF; this is translated from the coding sequence ATGACTTTCTCCTCTGATCCTTTAGTAAAAGTAGAAAACCTTACTATTTTCCAGTCCGGGATTCCAATCCTTACAGATATTAATTTCGAGTTGGAAAAAGGAGAATTCGCTTTTCTTGTAGGAAGAACTGGTTCAGGAAAAAGTTCATTACTGAAAACATTATATGCTGACCTGCCACTAAAACAAGGGAATGTTGAAGTGGCAGGTTTTAATCTTAAAAACCTCAGCTCATCTAAAGTACCATACCTTAGAAGAAAACTTGGAATCGTCTTCCAGGACTTTCAGCTATTTGATGACAGAACTGTAGCCGAAAATCTTCAGTTTGTTATGAAAGCTACGGGATGGACTGAAAGTTCTAAGATTAAAAACAGAATGACTGACGTTCTTATGCAGGTGGGCTTGGGATCTATTCCTCAAAAATACCCACATCAATTAAGTGGTGGAGAACAGCAACGGGTGGCAATAGCCAGGGCGTTAATTAATGAACCTGCAATGCTAGTAGCTGATGAGCCTACAGGAAATCTGGATCCGGAAGTATCTGAAGGCATCTTTAAGTTATTCCAGGATATAAACAGATCCGGCACTGCTATATTAATGGCTACGCACGACCACAACCTGGTAAAAAAACACCCTGCCAGAATCCTCAAGTGTGAGACCGGCAAGGTGATTGATTCTTCAAAAGAAGATATTGAACTCAATAGTAGTTTTTAA
- a CDS encoding RNA polymerase sigma factor has protein sequence MVSANHEIHFSLIDQCREGDRKAQYELYKLYSKAMLNTAFRIVGEKQAAEDVVQDSFIKAFNNLYAFEGRSRFGAWLKRIVVNESLQVLKKSKIEFVGDEQIGDKPDYESEEGYLSEVDVESVKKCLEKLPDGFRVVLSLYLMEGYDHNEIGEILGISPNTSKTQYMRGKKKLKESILNHQSDGR, from the coding sequence TTGGTATCCGCAAATCACGAAATACATTTTAGCCTGATTGATCAATGCAGGGAAGGAGACAGGAAAGCTCAGTATGAATTATATAAGCTTTATTCGAAAGCTATGTTAAATACAGCTTTTCGGATTGTGGGTGAAAAGCAAGCTGCTGAAGATGTTGTTCAGGATTCTTTTATTAAGGCTTTCAATAATCTATATGCCTTTGAGGGACGCTCAAGGTTTGGAGCCTGGCTAAAAAGAATTGTAGTGAATGAATCTTTACAGGTTTTGAAAAAAAGTAAAATAGAATTTGTCGGGGATGAACAGATAGGTGATAAACCTGATTACGAATCTGAGGAAGGATATTTGAGTGAGGTAGATGTAGAAAGCGTAAAAAAATGCCTTGAGAAATTACCTGATGGCTTCCGGGTGGTTCTTTCACTCTATTTAATGGAAGGGTATGATCACAATGAGATTGGAGAAATTCTTGGAATCAGCCCGAATACTTCTAAAACCCAATATATGCGTGGTAAGAAGAAATTAAAAGAATCGATATTAAATCATCAAAGCGATGGAAGATAA
- a CDS encoding inorganic diphosphatase, whose translation MLNPWHDVDPGAGAPEQVNGIIEIPKNSRAKYELDKESGLLILDRVLYSNVYYPANYGFIPKTYCDDDDPLDILVFSQIEIVPMCITPAKVIGVMRMLDNGEADDKIIAVADQDMSVNHLKDIGDLPEHMLREMRAFFEDYKKLEHKEVVVEEFQNRETALEIINQAFEDYNKKFGKDNKILP comes from the coding sequence ATGTTAAATCCTTGGCATGATGTAGATCCGGGAGCAGGAGCGCCGGAGCAAGTAAACGGAATTATCGAAATACCTAAAAATAGCAGAGCAAAGTACGAACTGGATAAAGAGTCTGGTTTATTGATATTAGATAGAGTCCTTTATTCTAATGTTTATTATCCTGCAAACTATGGTTTTATTCCTAAGACCTATTGTGATGATGATGATCCATTAGATATCCTTGTCTTTTCACAGATTGAAATTGTTCCTATGTGTATCACTCCGGCTAAAGTAATTGGAGTAATGAGAATGCTTGACAATGGTGAAGCTGACGATAAGATCATCGCCGTTGCTGATCAGGATATGAGTGTAAACCACCTTAAAGACATAGGTGATCTACCGGAGCATATGTTAAGGGAAATGAGAGCATTCTTCGAGGATTACAAAAAACTTGAACACAAAGAAGTGGTTGTTGAAGAATTTCAGAACAGGGAGACAGCTCTGGAAATCATCAACCAGGCCTTTGAAGATTACAATAAAAAATTCGGTAAGGACAATAAAATTCTTCCGTAA
- a CDS encoding tetratricopeptide repeat protein, whose product MKKLFILILLAGLFFTMDAQQDSTKRAMTPEQKAAQQQMQQMGMAFTQVAASKYQLAKRYNDRNAQKDAIYQLIAINPNNINLLDTLALMYIEERNYVSAALVTKDVLQVLPEDEMALEISALSYENLGVLDQAVTRYETLYLKNNDPVTLYKVATLNLDLKRYEEFDTNASTLVDNFKDRILEISDGNGGTQQVTMETAVRYLQGLRFENSGDKDKAKEYYNMSLKLNPDFSAAQSALDKLK is encoded by the coding sequence ATGAAGAAACTTTTTATTTTAATTTTACTTGCAGGGTTATTTTTCACAATGGATGCGCAGCAGGATTCTACGAAACGAGCAATGACACCTGAGCAAAAAGCTGCACAACAACAAATGCAGCAAATGGGCATGGCCTTTACTCAGGTAGCAGCTTCTAAATATCAGCTAGCGAAAAGATACAATGATAGAAATGCACAAAAAGATGCCATTTATCAATTGATCGCAATCAATCCGAATAATATTAATCTATTAGATACATTAGCTTTAATGTATATTGAGGAAAGAAACTATGTGTCAGCGGCTCTTGTAACCAAGGATGTTTTACAAGTGCTGCCTGAAGATGAAATGGCATTGGAAATTTCAGCTTTAAGTTATGAAAACCTCGGGGTACTGGATCAGGCAGTGACAAGGTATGAAACTTTATATTTGAAGAATAATGATCCTGTTACTCTGTATAAAGTGGCAACTTTAAATCTGGATCTAAAAAGATATGAGGAGTTTGATACTAATGCCTCAACACTTGTTGATAATTTTAAAGATAGAATTTTGGAGATTAGTGATGGAAACGGAGGTACTCAGCAAGTAACAATGGAAACAGCAGTGAGATATTTGCAGGGCTTGCGATTTGAAAACTCAGGAGATAAGGATAAGGCTAAAGAATATTATAACATGTCATTGAAACTGAATCCTGATTTTTCAGCTGCTCAATCAGCTTTGGATAAGCTTAAATAA
- a CDS encoding CCA tRNA nucleotidyltransferase — MVDLRAHLEDIPVFKIVSEAARECKVDVYCVGGYVRDLILKRPSKDIDFVCVGSGIELAKVVAGKLPGKNQVNYFKNFGTAMINSGDYELEFVGARKESYRKNSRKPVVEDGTLEDDQNRRDFTINALALSLNEDNFGELVDPFGGVKDLRRKLIRTPLDPDITFSDDPLRMMRAIRFASQLNFDIEPDTFESIMQNAGRIEIVSKERIVDELNKIILSPKPSYGFKLLFQAGLLNHFFPEMVDLHGVEKRKGQSHKDNFYHTLEVLDNVAEVSDDLWLRWAAILHDIAKPPTKRFNPKVGWTFHGHEDKGARMVPGIFRRLKLPLNEKMKMVQKLVKLHLRPIALVKDTVTDSAVRRVLFEAGEHIDELMMLCKADITSKNHERVKRYLKNFEKVEKKMKEVEEKDHLRNFQLSITGEDIMKTFDIKPSKVIGEIKDEIREAVLEGTVSNNYEDTYPLMIEIGNRLGLKQKQKS, encoded by the coding sequence ATGGTTGATTTAAGAGCACATTTAGAAGATATACCCGTATTTAAGATAGTCAGTGAGGCTGCCAGAGAATGTAAAGTCGATGTTTATTGTGTGGGAGGATACGTTAGAGACCTTATACTTAAACGCCCTTCTAAAGATATCGATTTTGTTTGTGTCGGAAGTGGCATAGAACTTGCAAAAGTTGTAGCAGGAAAACTTCCGGGCAAAAACCAGGTGAACTACTTTAAAAATTTCGGAACTGCAATGATTAATTCAGGCGACTATGAATTAGAATTCGTGGGAGCCAGGAAAGAGTCTTATCGCAAGAACAGTAGAAAGCCTGTAGTAGAAGATGGAACTCTTGAAGATGATCAGAACAGAAGAGATTTTACAATTAATGCACTGGCTTTAAGTTTAAACGAAGATAATTTCGGTGAATTAGTTGATCCTTTTGGTGGGGTAAAGGATTTACGTAGAAAATTAATTCGAACGCCTCTTGATCCTGATATTACTTTTTCTGATGATCCTTTAAGAATGATGAGGGCCATTCGCTTTGCTTCTCAATTAAATTTTGATATTGAGCCGGATACTTTTGAGTCAATAATGCAAAATGCCGGCCGGATAGAGATTGTCAGCAAAGAAAGGATCGTAGATGAACTCAATAAGATTATATTATCACCAAAGCCTTCTTATGGGTTTAAGTTACTTTTCCAGGCAGGCTTATTAAATCATTTCTTTCCGGAGATGGTCGATCTGCACGGAGTGGAGAAAAGAAAAGGACAATCGCATAAGGATAATTTTTACCACACTTTGGAAGTGCTTGATAATGTAGCAGAAGTCTCAGATGACCTATGGCTTAGATGGGCTGCGATCTTGCATGATATTGCCAAGCCACCAACCAAAAGGTTTAATCCTAAAGTTGGATGGACCTTTCATGGACACGAAGACAAAGGCGCAAGAATGGTTCCGGGGATTTTCAGAAGATTGAAGCTTCCCTTAAATGAGAAAATGAAGATGGTTCAAAAGCTTGTCAAGCTTCATTTAAGACCAATAGCCCTGGTAAAAGATACTGTTACAGATAGTGCAGTCAGGCGGGTTCTTTTTGAGGCCGGAGAGCATATCGATGAATTGATGATGCTTTGTAAAGCTGATATAACATCAAAAAACCACGAAAGAGTAAAGCGGTACCTTAAGAATTTTGAAAAAGTTGAAAAGAAAATGAAGGAAGTTGAGGAAAAGGACCACCTTCGGAATTTTCAACTTTCAATAACAGGGGAGGATATAATGAAGACTTTTGATATTAAACCTTCAAAGGTTATAGGAGAAATAAAAGACGAAATAAGAGAGGCGGTACTGGAGGGGACTGTTTCTAATAATTATGAAGATACCTACCCTCTTATGATAGAAATAGGAAACAGACTAGGACTAAAACAAAAACAAAAATCATGA
- a CDS encoding PorP/SprF family type IX secretion system membrane protein, translated as MYLKQLFFSILVLGSLLNANAQDPQLSQFYAAPLYLNPGFTGTSEGNRVALVNRIQWPGLSQAFNTYTFSFDKSVDHLNSGFGVFLMADKMGSANLTTFNGSFNYSYKLKISDKIMFSPGISFGVVRRQLDAQKLLFGDQLDFDNVTPGTSDPIIRDIRPVTFMDFGTGLLVYSRQFWGGISVSHMNSPSYSLTGEDIRLPAKLTVHGGVKLKIGEPKSRQAEPVSLLPSFIYRKQGRYDQLDVGAQLNYLPIKIGFWYRGIPIQQEIEDNINHDAVVLMFGIEINKLHFGYSYDITVSELGPRAGGSHEVSVIYDFPTFSRGKITRKEKFMPCPRF; from the coding sequence ATGTACTTGAAACAACTATTTTTTAGTATTCTTGTGCTTGGTAGTTTATTAAATGCCAATGCCCAGGATCCGCAGCTCTCTCAATTTTACGCTGCACCTTTATATCTGAATCCGGGTTTTACCGGAACTTCGGAGGGAAATAGGGTTGCTTTAGTAAACAGAATTCAATGGCCGGGATTATCCCAGGCTTTTAATACCTATACTTTTTCATTTGATAAGTCTGTTGATCACCTCAATAGTGGTTTTGGAGTTTTTTTGATGGCCGATAAAATGGGATCTGCAAATCTCACTACATTTAATGGCAGTTTTAATTATTCCTATAAATTGAAGATTTCAGATAAAATAATGTTTTCTCCAGGAATATCTTTTGGAGTTGTCCGTCGACAATTGGATGCCCAAAAACTACTTTTTGGTGATCAATTGGATTTTGATAATGTTACTCCCGGTACCAGTGATCCGATCATCAGGGATATCCGACCAGTAACTTTTATGGACTTTGGAACCGGGTTATTGGTTTACAGCAGGCAATTCTGGGGAGGTATATCAGTATCACATATGAATTCTCCTTCTTATTCTCTTACTGGAGAAGATATCAGACTACCTGCTAAACTCACTGTACATGGTGGAGTGAAGCTAAAAATAGGGGAGCCCAAATCAAGGCAAGCGGAACCAGTATCATTGTTACCTTCATTTATCTATAGAAAACAAGGGAGATATGATCAGCTTGATGTTGGAGCACAGTTAAATTATTTACCTATTAAAATTGGTTTCTGGTATAGAGGCATACCCATTCAACAGGAAATAGAAGATAACATTAATCATGATGCAGTGGTATTGATGTTTGGGATTGAGATAAACAAACTCCATTTCGGATATTCTTATGATATTACAGTAAGTGAACTCGGGCCTCGTGCCGGAGGATCTCATGAAGTATCGGTTATCTATGACTTTCCGACCTTTTCAAGAGGTAAAATCACCAGAAAGGAAAAATTCATGCCTTGTCCACGCTTCTGA
- a CDS encoding CTP synthase has protein sequence MGAVKYIFVTGGVTSSLGKGIISASLAKLLQARGYSVTIQKFDPYINVDPGTLNPYEHGECYVTNDGAETDLDLGHYERFLNIPTSQDNNVTTGRIYYNVIMKERRGDYLGKTVQVIPHITDEIKKNFYKLGESEDYDFIITEIGGCVGDIESLPFLEAVRQARIELGTSNFLNIHLTLIPFLQAAGELKTKPTQHSVKQLLENGIQPDILVCRSEQHLPQDIRKKLALFCNVQINSVIEALDAESIYDVPLLMRKEKLDERVLSKLKLPTKTQPDIDQWKEFLGRLKNPTNEVQIAVIGKYVELPDAYKSINESFVHGGAENECKVKVHHISSEIVSEDNVKEYLDEMDGILVAPGFGERGIDGKLAAVKYARENKIPFFGICLGMQCAVVEFARNVIGLNGAASSEIDPETKYPVIDLMEDQKDIENMGGTMRLGAYACKIKKGTKAFNIYHKANIEERHRHRFEFNNKYLEQFEKNGMIASGMNPDRNLVEIVELKDHPWFVGSQFHPELKSTVLKPHPLFTGFVKAAIEYKKNKNKE, from the coding sequence ATGGGCGCAGTTAAATACATCTTCGTTACGGGCGGCGTTACGTCCTCACTTGGTAAAGGAATCATCTCTGCATCGCTTGCGAAGCTACTACAGGCAAGAGGCTATTCAGTCACAATTCAAAAATTCGATCCATACATTAATGTTGATCCGGGTACACTAAACCCGTATGAACATGGAGAATGCTATGTTACGAATGATGGAGCTGAAACAGATCTTGACCTGGGTCATTATGAGAGGTTTCTCAATATACCTACATCACAAGATAATAATGTAACCACCGGACGTATCTATTATAATGTTATAATGAAGGAACGTCGTGGCGATTACCTTGGTAAAACTGTGCAGGTAATCCCTCATATTACTGACGAGATCAAAAAGAATTTTTATAAGCTTGGGGAAAGCGAAGATTATGATTTTATCATTACAGAAATAGGTGGTTGCGTAGGTGATATCGAATCTTTACCATTTCTGGAAGCAGTAAGGCAAGCCAGAATTGAACTAGGAACAAGCAATTTCCTGAATATCCACCTGACTTTAATTCCATTCCTACAGGCTGCTGGTGAATTAAAAACTAAGCCTACCCAGCATTCTGTAAAGCAATTACTTGAAAATGGTATTCAGCCTGATATTTTAGTTTGTCGTTCTGAACAACATTTACCTCAGGATATCAGAAAGAAGCTGGCCCTGTTTTGCAATGTCCAGATCAATAGTGTCATTGAAGCTCTGGATGCAGAGTCGATATATGATGTACCACTATTGATGCGCAAAGAAAAACTGGATGAGCGAGTGTTAAGTAAACTAAAGCTCCCTACCAAAACTCAGCCTGACATTGATCAATGGAAAGAATTCCTTGGTAGACTAAAAAATCCTACTAATGAAGTTCAAATAGCAGTTATCGGGAAATATGTTGAATTGCCTGATGCTTACAAATCTATCAATGAATCATTTGTTCATGGGGGTGCTGAAAACGAATGTAAAGTAAAAGTTCATCATATTTCATCTGAAATTGTTTCTGAAGATAATGTTAAAGAGTATCTCGATGAAATGGACGGGATTCTTGTAGCACCGGGTTTTGGAGAAAGAGGTATAGATGGGAAATTAGCTGCTGTGAAATATGCCAGGGAAAATAAAATTCCTTTCTTTGGTATTTGTCTTGGTATGCAGTGTGCAGTTGTTGAGTTTGCAAGAAACGTAATCGGACTTAACGGTGCTGCCTCTTCAGAAATTGATCCTGAAACCAAATATCCTGTAATTGATCTTATGGAAGATCAAAAAGATATTGAAAATATGGGTGGCACTATGAGATTAGGTGCTTATGCCTGTAAAATTAAAAAGGGTACTAAGGCTTTTAATATTTACCATAAAGCAAATATCGAAGAGCGACACAGACACAGATTCGAGTTCAACAATAAATATCTCGAGCAGTTCGAGAAAAACGGTATGATCGCGTCCGGAATGAACCCGGATAGAAACCTGGTTGAAATTGTCGAATTAAAAGATCACCCCTGGTTTGTGGGCTCTCAATTTCACCCGGAATTAAAAAGTACCGTTTTAAAACCGCATCCTTTATTCACCGGATTCGTTAAGGCGGCTATTGAGTATAAGAAAAATAAGAATAAAGAATAG
- the yidC gene encoding membrane protein insertase YidC, translating into MDRNQAIGLALIAAMFIIYVQFFMGEPKVDETAESTTEQVEQKATADQDQEISEVVEEEPEEELSDSVKAALANNKFGSFAGLSQGQEEFFTLENNLVEIKISSQGAVIKSVRLKNRETYLGEPLYLIDEESSKQSLITELDGKKIDLSDLYYTSNSPKIMVASEGDTAKLVFTGEGAGGKQINISYGLAPDQFTVDYGLSFKGIKNKGKDLIISWDNHTKRLEKQLEGARVGSRPETTINYFRTDNEEFKSLDASSTDPQFDTLASPVKWFSMSQKYFSAALISENGFSNSQFKTITPPESDTTTVKELYATVAVPMKNLEGNSPEFKYYFGPNNYYVMQDVAGAPEFKENVRFGWKILAFINKGLVLPIFHFLERFTSNYGLIIFMLVLIIKLMLSPLTYKSYKSMAKMKVLNNLLKPETDQLKEKYGDDQAKIQQETMKLYQKMGTSPFAAMSGCIPMILQMPILFALFNFFPFSVELRGESFLWAKDLSTYDSIATLPFTIPFYGDHVSLFTLLMTLSTVLMTYTNSQMNSAQMQGPMKTIQYFTPVIIMFVLNSFPAGLTYYYFLSNIITFGQQTLIKKFMIDDEKIERQIEENRKLKGGKKSKFQAKLEEAMKAQESKAKKKAKRK; encoded by the coding sequence ATGGATAGAAATCAAGCTATAGGGTTAGCCCTCATTGCAGCTATGTTTATCATTTACGTACAGTTCTTCATGGGAGAACCTAAGGTAGATGAAACAGCTGAAAGCACGACTGAACAAGTTGAACAAAAAGCTACTGCAGATCAGGATCAGGAAATATCTGAAGTTGTAGAAGAAGAACCTGAAGAGGAATTAAGTGATTCTGTTAAAGCAGCTTTAGCTAACAACAAATTCGGTTCATTTGCAGGTCTTTCTCAAGGCCAGGAGGAATTTTTTACCCTTGAAAATAATCTTGTAGAAATAAAAATCAGTTCTCAGGGTGCTGTAATTAAATCGGTACGTTTAAAGAACAGGGAAACCTATCTTGGTGAACCTCTTTATTTAATAGATGAAGAAAGTTCAAAGCAATCACTGATAACTGAGCTGGATGGTAAAAAGATTGATCTTTCAGATCTTTATTATACTTCCAACTCACCAAAAATAATGGTTGCAAGTGAGGGAGATACAGCAAAATTAGTTTTTACCGGTGAAGGAGCTGGTGGCAAACAAATAAATATTTCTTACGGACTTGCCCCTGATCAGTTCACAGTTGATTATGGTTTATCTTTTAAAGGAATCAAGAATAAAGGAAAAGATCTGATCATTTCATGGGACAATCATACAAAGCGTCTTGAAAAACAATTAGAAGGTGCAAGGGTTGGTTCAAGACCGGAAACAACAATTAATTATTTCCGAACTGACAATGAGGAATTTAAATCACTAGATGCTTCTTCAACTGATCCTCAGTTTGACACTCTTGCTTCACCAGTAAAATGGTTTAGCATGTCTCAGAAATATTTTTCTGCTGCCTTGATATCTGAAAATGGGTTTTCAAACTCTCAGTTTAAAACCATCACTCCTCCGGAAAGTGACACTACAACTGTAAAAGAACTTTATGCTACGGTTGCTGTTCCTATGAAAAACCTGGAAGGAAATTCACCTGAATTCAAATACTACTTCGGCCCTAATAACTACTATGTTATGCAGGATGTAGCCGGAGCTCCCGAGTTTAAAGAAAACGTTCGTTTTGGATGGAAAATACTTGCCTTCATTAATAAAGGATTAGTACTTCCAATTTTCCACTTCCTGGAAAGATTTACCAGTAATTACGGATTAATAATTTTCATGCTGGTACTGATCATTAAGTTGATGTTATCTCCATTAACTTATAAGTCGTACAAGTCAATGGCGAAAATGAAAGTGTTGAATAACCTTTTAAAGCCAGAGACTGATCAGCTAAAAGAAAAATATGGCGATGACCAGGCGAAGATTCAGCAGGAAACTATGAAACTCTATCAGAAAATGGGTACAAGCCCGTTTGCTGCAATGAGTGGTTGTATTCCAATGATCCTTCAAATGCCGATTCTGTTTGCCCTGTTTAATTTCTTCCCGTTTTCTGTAGAGCTGAGAGGAGAATCATTCTTATGGGCAAAAGACCTTTCGACATACGATAGCATTGCAACTTTGCCATTCACCATTCCTTTTTATGGTGACCACGTATCTCTGTTCACTTTACTTATGACATTGTCAACAGTTTTGATGACGTACACCAACAGCCAGATGAACAGTGCACAGATGCAAGGCCCAATGAAGACAATACAGTACTTTACCCCAGTAATTATTATGTTCGTGCTTAATTCATTCCCTGCAGGACTTACATACTATTACTTCCTTTCAAACATTATTACCTTCGGTCAGCAAACATTGATCAAGAAATTCATGATCGATGACGAGAAAATTGAAAGACAAATCGAAGAGAACAGAAAGCTTAAAGGCGGTAAAAAGTCAAAGTTCCAGGCTAAATTAGAAGAAGCAATGAAAGCCCAGGAATCAAAAGCGAAGAAAAAAGCAAAAAGAAAATAG
- a CDS encoding ABC transporter substrate-binding protein — MLRKLCYSLMILVLFASCGGDDNVEGQNDLSGKKVFRYNQAEGLSSLDPAFARNQANIWATTQLFSGLFELTDELYTAPNLADTWKISDDGLVYTITIQKGVKFHDNECFPEGEGRELKASDFVYSFNRILDPATASTGAWVFRDKIKVDENGEIAEDWVKAIDDYTLEITLNEPFAPFLEILTMPYTFPVPKEAVDKYGKDFRTNPVGTGPFMLNTWKENNTLIMVKNEDYWKKDINGKQLPYLDAVEVSFINDKNQELLTFQQGKLDFVSGILSASVDLILNKDGEPKEEFEKEHNCQIYKEPYLNTEYIGFMMDKSVYEDANHPFLNKDFRKALNYAINREELVSGLLNNLGRPGNSGIVPAALPSFDAEVVKGYEYNTKKAEELLKKSGYDASEYPSFDLYTTIQSKDIIEYLKNQWNSIGVNVNIQINQVPQHQEMVDNSKVKFFRGSWLGDYPDAENYLSMFYSKYYAPAGPNKTHFSNEDYDSLYNVAKETTDGFKRFDLYQKMDNIIVEEAPVIVLFYDEVVRLVHDNIQNLQSNPMNVLKLEKVDIQDPETLEASTEGSEDSSDDIEVITE; from the coding sequence ATGCTTAGAAAGTTATGCTATTCATTAATGATCCTTGTATTATTCGCGTCATGTGGCGGAGATGATAATGTTGAGGGCCAGAATGACCTGTCAGGAAAAAAAGTATTTAGATACAATCAGGCTGAAGGTCTTAGTTCATTAGATCCTGCATTTGCAAGAAATCAGGCTAATATTTGGGCAACTACTCAATTATTCAGTGGTTTGTTTGAACTTACTGATGAATTGTATACTGCTCCTAATCTTGCAGATACATGGAAGATTTCTGATGATGGATTGGTTTACACAATCACTATTCAGAAAGGTGTTAAATTCCATGATAATGAGTGTTTCCCAGAGGGAGAAGGAAGAGAATTGAAAGCTTCTGATTTTGTTTACTCTTTTAACAGAATTCTTGATCCGGCGACTGCCAGTACCGGAGCATGGGTATTCAGAGACAAAATCAAAGTAGATGAAAATGGTGAAATCGCTGAAGATTGGGTAAAAGCAATTGATGATTACACATTGGAAATCACATTAAATGAGCCATTCGCTCCATTCCTTGAAATTTTAACAATGCCATATACTTTCCCTGTTCCTAAAGAAGCAGTTGATAAATATGGTAAAGACTTCAGAACCAACCCAGTTGGTACAGGCCCTTTTATGCTTAACACATGGAAAGAGAATAACACTCTTATCATGGTGAAAAACGAGGACTACTGGAAAAAAGATATCAATGGTAAACAATTACCATATCTTGATGCAGTTGAAGTATCATTTATTAATGACAAAAACCAGGAGCTCTTAACCTTCCAGCAAGGGAAATTAGACTTCGTTTCTGGTATTCTTTCTGCTTCAGTTGACTTGATTCTTAATAAAGATGGCGAGCCAAAAGAAGAGTTTGAGAAAGAACACAATTGCCAGATTTACAAAGAACCATACTTGAACACTGAGTATATCGGGTTCATGATGGACAAATCTGTCTATGAAGATGCAAATCACCCATTCCTAAATAAAGATTTTAGAAAAGCATTAAACTATGCAATCAACAGAGAAGAACTTGTTTCTGGTCTGTTAAATAACCTTGGGCGTCCTGGTAACTCTGGAATCGTTCCTGCCGCACTTCCTTCGTTTGATGCAGAAGTAGTTAAAGGATATGAGTATAACACTAAGAAAGCAGAAGAGTTATTGAAGAAGTCTGGTTACGATGCTTCAGAATATCCTTCTTTTGATCTTTATACTACTATTCAATCTAAAGACATAATCGAATACCTTAAAAATCAGTGGAACAGCATTGGTGTTAATGTTAATATCCAGATTAACCAGGTTCCTCAACATCAGGAAATGGTTGATAATAGTAAAGTAAAGTTCTTCAGAGGTTCATGGTTAGGTGACTACCCTGATGCTGAAAACTATCTTTCTATGTTCTACAGTAAGTATTATGCACCAGCAGGGCCAAATAAAACTCATTTCAGTAATGAGGATTATGATAGCCTTTACAATGTAGCAAAAGAAACAACTGATGGATTTAAGCGTTTCGATCTATATCAAAAAATGGATAATATCATCGTTGAAGAAGCACCTGTTATCGTTTTATTCTATGATGAAGTTGTGAGATTAGTTCATGACAATATCCAAAATCTTCAGTCTAACCCGATGAACGTTCTTAAACTGGAAAAAGTAGACATCCAGGATCCTGAAACGTTAGAGGCTTCTACTGAGGGTTCAGAAGATTCTTCTGATGATATCGAAGTAATTACTGAATAG